A stretch of Ascochyta rabiei chromosome 6, complete sequence DNA encodes these proteins:
- a CDS encoding Chitinase, whose protein sequence is MPSTIFTIATVVAGLLASTASAKGNVAIYWGQGANQKELSVVCSDPSVDIVNIGFVNGFPKSRNEYPATNFGNACGPGYFTNPDGTESRFLSNCPIITRGIKVCKSNGKKVLLSLGGGYPPDYYLDNVDAYKWFAETLVGSFGPYNPSASWPRPFGDAAVDGFDLDIESTSGQGNYQWQLYGDFVNYLKKQSPGMLISAAPQCIVPDSHLDDAIYRAPFDYIFTQFYNTDQCSAKLGYQQLGQASTGFTYNAWADRLQKRSKNPNIKLYIGLSAGLNGANPNHYLKPEEANALITAYQNKPLFGGVMLWEATVSQNNTVYGQSYSNWIKYSLDGTFKDKYKPVVSSTIRSSSTLVSSTRTSTVISKTSTPVSSKTSSAVTSKSSSAVVSKSSSIAPSTKSSSVVVSSTVKPSSTPAASSSYPASSSVASSSSYHASSSAVVSSSSIYVSASSSALPSSAVSSSVAFSSVASSSAASSSVASSSVASSSVASSSVASSSVASSSVASSSVASSSVASSSAASSSVAVSSSSIYVSASSSAASSSAASSSAASSSVASSSVASSSATVSSSSLYVPASSSASSSSIYVSSSSVSVHVSSSSVEYSASSSSVASSETSSIQYSGYFSATLPTVTPSASSASVSPSIVYPEDVSSTAVHSSYSADVISSASSEYEASSTLAVSSSASDYYSSSSSATPVVSSSVSEYYSSSLSSTPAASESTPVASASESASDYSAYPVSSSTADYEVSSSSLPADASSTPCTTSTELYPESSKTPEASSSASEYASYSTSSIASATESSKTPEASSSASEYVSYSTSSKVYEASSVASATESTKTPEASASASSEYSTGYSASSTTPAEASSTPCTTSTELYPESSKTPEASSSASEYISYSESSKTPEASSSASEYISYSESSTVPEVSSKASSEYSVQYPTETPVDSTKTPEASSKASEYPSEYSTAYPVVSSSSVAEVSSKAPEYPVEYPTASQVASTKTPEASKASEYEIHSTATPTVTKPAESTTTVVTTTYVDTCSTGLTTKTTVITKTVCDACTKPSDKPEADYPKDWTTSVYVSKTLTVTITKPIHPATDVPGYPTPTVVAEQPTAPKPSTPAAEYPVDKAEVPSYETPAKSSSAGAYEGTKPSPKPSVPSYPEDATITLSRYVTLTKVATPAAYTPVAHASPVQHQGYPVGISNGTVPSGTGAVKPSATGTGKPVQPSGYATPEFEGAASKLNVGLAGVVGVVGVAFFVL, encoded by the exons ATGCCTTCCACAATCTTCACCATCGCGACCGTCGTCGCCGGCCTGCTCGCCTCGACTGCGTCTGCCAAGGGCAATGTCGCCATCTACTGGGGTCAGGGTGCGAACCAGAAGGAGCTCAGTGTAGTTTGCAGTGACCCCAGTGTCGACATTGTCAACATAGGGTTTGTCAACGGATTTCCCAAATCTCGCAACGAGTACCCAGCCACAAACTTCG GAAACGCCTGTGGGCCTGGATACTTCACCAACCCTGACGGCACAGAGAGCCGTTTCTTGAGCAACTGCCCCATCATCACACGCGGTATCAAGGTCTGCAAGAGCAACGGCAAGAAGGTTCTGTTGTCTCTTGGTGGTGGCTACCCTCCGGACTACTACCTTGACAACGTCGACGCATACAAGTGGTTTGCGGAGACCCTGGTAGGCTCCTTCGGCCCCTACAACCCCAGCGCCTCGTGGCCTCGTCCTTTTGGCGATGCTGCTGTTGATGGCTTTGATCTCGACATCGAGTCGACATCCGGCCAGGGCAACTACCAGTGGCAGCTGTACGGCGATTTTGTCAACTACCTCAAGAAGCAGAGCCCTGGCATGCTGATCTCCGCCGCTCCTCAGTGCATTGTTCCCGATTCTCACCTTGACGACGCTATCTACAGGGCACCCTTTGATTACATCTTCACGCAGTTCTACAACACTGACCAGTGCTCTGCTAAGCTTGGCTACCAGCAGCTTGGCCAGGCCTCTACCGGCTTCACCTACAACGCTTGGGCCGACAGGCTTCAGAAGAGGTCCAAGAACCCTAACATTAAGCTGTACATTGGTCTTTCTGCCGGCCTCAACGGAGCAAACCCCAACCACTACCTGAAGCCGGAGGAAGCCAACGCCCTGATTACTGCGTACCAGAACAAGCCTTTGTTTGGCGGAGTCATGCTTTGGGAGGCTACTGTTTCCCAGAACAATACTGTCTACGGCCAGTCCTACTCCAACTGGATCAAGTACAGTCTTGACGGCACATTCAAGGACAAGTACAAGCCCGTCGTTTCATCCACCATCAGGTCTTCTTCCACTCTTGTCTCGTCCACCAGGACCAGCACCGTCATCTCCAAGACGAGCACCCCTGTGTCCTCCAAGACCAGCTCCGCCGTCACCTCCAAGTCTAGCTCTGCTGTCGTCTCCAAGAGCAGCTCTATCGCCCCTTCGACTAAGAGCTCCTCGGTCGTTGTCAGCTCTACCGTCAAGCCTTCCAGCACACCCGCAGCTTCGTCCAGCTACCCTGCGTCCAGCTCTGTTGCATCGTCGAGCTCATACCACGCCTCTAGCTCCGCTGTTGTCTCGTCGTCCAGCATTTACGTCTCGGCTTCCAGCTCTGCTCTTCCCAGCTCCGCCGTTTCTAGCTCTGTTGCCTTCAGCTCTGTTGCCTCCAGTTCTGCTGCTTCCAGCTCTGTTGCCTCCAGCTCTGTTGCCTCCAGCTCTGTTGCCTCCAGCTCTGTTGCCTCCAGCTCTGTTGCCTCCAGCTCTGTTGCCTCCAGCTCTGTTGCCTCCAGCTCTGTTGCCTCCAGTTCTGCTGCTTCCAGCTCTGTTGCTGTCTCGTCGTCCAGCATCTACGTCTCGGCCTCCAGCTCTGCTGCTTCCAGCTCTGCTGCTTCCAGCTCTGCTGCCTCCAGCTCTGTTGCATCCAGCTCCGTTGCTTCCAGCTCCGCTACTGTCTCGTCATCTAGCCTCTACGTTCCAGCATCCAGCTCTGCTTCTTCCAGCTCGATCTACGTCAGCAGCTCGTCGGTTTCTGTTCACGTCAGCTCCTCTTCGGTAGAGTACTCTGCCAGCTCGTCCTCGGTTGCATCTTCCGAGACTTCCAGCATCCAGTATTCCGGCTACTTCTCTGCTACTTTGCCCACTGTGACTCCTAGCGCCAGTTCTGCCTCCGTCAGCCCCAGCATTGTCTACCCCGAAGACGTTTCTTCCACCGCTGTTCACTCCAGCTACTCTGCCGATGTCATCAGCAGCGCCTCCAGCGAATACGAGGCTTCTTCCACTCTTGCCGTTTCCAGCAGCGCCTCTGACTACTACAGCAGCTCCTCGAGCGCTACCCCTGTCGTCTCCAGCTCCGTCTCTGAGTACTACTCCAGCTCCTTGAGCTCTACTCCTGCTGCTTCAGAGTCTACCCCTGTTGCCTCAGCGTCCGAGTCTGCGTCCGACTACTCTGCTTACCCAGTTTCGAGCAGCACTGCTGACTACGAAGTCTCCAGCTCCAGCCTTCCGGCCGATGCCTCGTCTACTCCTTGCACCACCTCGACTGAGCTGTACCCCGAGTCCTCCAAGACTCCTGAGGCGTCGTCTTCTGCTTCTGAGTACGCAAGCTACTCTACGTCTTCTATCGCTTCTGCCACCGAGTCTTCCAAGACTCCTGAGGCTTCCTCCTCGGCATCTGAGTACGTAAGCTACTCTACGTCTTCCAAGGTTTACGAGGCTTCTTCCGTCGCCTCTGCCACCGAATCTACCAAGACCCCTGaggcttctgcttctgcttcgtCTGAGTACTCTACTGGTTACTCCGCCAGCTCCACCACTCCCGCCGAGGCTTCGTCTACTCCTTGCACCACTTCGACCGAGCTGTACCCGGAGTCCTCCAAGACTCCCGAGGCTTCGTCTTCTGCATCTGAGTACATCTCCTACTCCGAGTCCTCCAAGACTCCCGAGGCTTCGTCTTCTGCATCCGAGTACATCTCCTACTCCGAGTCCTCCACAGTCCCCGAGGTTTCCAGCAAGGCTTCGTCGGAATACTCTGTCCAGTACCCGACCGAGACGCCCGTTGACTCTACCAAGACTCCAGAGGCATCGTCCAAGGCTTCTGAATACCCCAGCGAGTACTCCACCGCTTACCCGGTTgtctcttcctcttccgtTGCTGAGGTCTCTTCCAAGGCTCCTGAGTACCCTGTAGAGTACCCGACCGCTTCCCAGGTTGCCTCCACCAAGACCCCTGAGGCGTCGAAGGCATCCGAGTACGAGATACACAGCACTGCGACCCCGACCGTCACCAAGCCGGCTGAGAGCACCACCACGGTCGTCACGACCACCTACGTCGACACGTGCTCCACCGGCCTGACGACCAAGACCACCGTCATCACCAAGACAGTCTGCGACGCGTGCACAAAGCCGTCGGACAAGCCCGAGGCCGACTACCCCAAGGACTGGACCACCAGCGTCTACGTCTCCAAGACGCTGACCGTCACAATCACCAAGCCCATCCACCCAGCCACCGACGTCCCAGGGTACCCAACTCCAACCGTGGTCGCCGAGCAGCCCACGGCCCCGAAGCCGTCCACCCCCGCGGCCGAGTACCCGGTCGACAAGGCGGAAGTCCCCTCGTACGAGACGCCGGCCAAGTCCTCTTCCGCCGGCGCCTACGAAGGCACGAAGCCATCTCCCAAGCCCTCGGTGCCCTCCTACCCAGAGGACGCCACCATCACGCTCTCGCGGTACGTCACCCTGACCAAGGTCGCGACGCCGGCGGCCTACACCCCCGTCGCGCACGCCTCGCCTGTCCAGCACCAGGGCTACCCTGTCGGCATCAGCAACGGCACCGTGCCCTCTGGCACCGGCGCTGTCAAGCCGTCTGCTACGGGAACTGGAAAGCCTGTCCAGCCATCCGGGTACGCGACTCCGGAGTTTGAGGGCGCGGCTAGCAAGTTGAACGTTGGGCTGGCTGGCGTTGTTGGTGTCGTTGGTGTTGCTTTCTTTGTTCTGTGA